A genome region from Brachymonas denitrificans includes the following:
- the creB gene encoding two-component system response regulator CreB, which translates to MTVPAPCPLLLVEDDPAIAETVTYALAREGMITTHCLLLQDARRQLEQQAYAALILDIGLPDGSGLDFCRELRQQAATATLPILMLSARSDELDRVLGLELGADDYLGKPFSPRELVARLRALLRRSRQMTAGPGAPAPEAFVHDLAGQRILLHGTALALTRMEYGLLACLLEHAGRILARDYLLDRVWGVQADSADRTVDTHVKTLRAKLRQVDGRHEYIATHRGMGYSLELPQQP; encoded by the coding sequence ATGACGGTGCCCGCCCCCTGCCCTCTGTTGCTGGTCGAGGATGATCCCGCCATCGCGGAAACCGTGACCTACGCCCTGGCCCGCGAAGGCATGATCACCACGCACTGCCTGCTGCTGCAGGATGCGCGCCGGCAGCTCGAGCAGCAGGCGTATGCCGCACTGATCCTCGATATCGGCCTGCCGGATGGCAGCGGGCTGGACTTCTGCCGCGAGTTGCGCCAGCAGGCCGCTACCGCCACACTGCCGATCCTGATGCTCAGTGCCCGCAGCGATGAGCTCGACCGCGTGCTGGGGTTGGAGCTCGGTGCGGATGACTATCTCGGCAAGCCGTTCAGCCCGCGCGAACTGGTGGCACGTCTGCGCGCCTTGCTACGGCGCAGCCGGCAGATGACTGCGGGCCCGGGCGCTCCGGCGCCGGAAGCCTTTGTGCATGACCTGGCAGGCCAGCGCATCCTGCTGCACGGCACTGCGCTGGCGCTGACGCGCATGGAATACGGTTTGCTGGCCTGCCTGCTGGAACATGCCGGCCGCATCCTCGCGCGGGACTATCTGCTGGATCGCGTATGGGGCGTACAGGCGGACAGCGCAGACCGCACCGTCGATACCCACGTCAAGACGCTGCGTGCCAAGCTGCGCCAGGTGGATGGCCGCCATGAGTAC
- a CDS encoding DUF808 domain-containing protein, which yields MASSLFLLLDDIATLLDDVSVMTKVAAKKTAGVLGDDLALNAQQVSGVKADRELPVVWAVAKGSFVNKLILVPLALLISAFLPWLIKPLLMVGGAFLCFEGVEKLAHTFLHSKTEDAAHHAEMVEAVANPDVDLVAYEKDKIKGAIRTDFILSAEIIVISLGTVAAAALPQRIAVLSAIAIVMTIGVYGLVAGIVKLDDMGLWLSRKAGSLAQSFGRFLLWVTPWLMRALSVLGTLAMFLVGGGIIAHGIAPLAHWLHEIELSWSGLFSSVTAMLVNLGIGLLVGAVVLAVVTLIQRLRKPAGTTI from the coding sequence ATGGCCTCCAGTCTGTTTCTGCTGCTTGACGACATCGCGACCCTGCTCGACGACGTTTCCGTAATGACCAAGGTCGCCGCCAAGAAAACGGCCGGCGTGCTGGGCGATGATCTGGCGCTGAATGCGCAGCAGGTCTCCGGCGTGAAGGCAGACCGCGAGTTGCCGGTGGTTTGGGCAGTGGCCAAGGGCTCGTTCGTGAACAAGCTGATTCTGGTGCCGCTGGCGCTGCTGATCAGCGCCTTCCTGCCCTGGCTGATCAAGCCGCTGCTGATGGTAGGCGGAGCCTTCCTCTGTTTCGAAGGCGTGGAAAAGCTGGCGCACACGTTCCTGCACAGCAAAACGGAAGACGCGGCACATCACGCGGAGATGGTGGAAGCCGTGGCCAATCCGGACGTGGATCTGGTTGCGTACGAGAAGGACAAGATCAAGGGTGCTATCCGCACCGACTTCATCCTGTCCGCAGAGATCATCGTGATCAGCCTGGGCACGGTGGCTGCGGCTGCGCTGCCGCAGCGCATCGCGGTGCTGTCGGCGATTGCCATCGTGATGACGATTGGCGTGTACGGACTGGTGGCCGGCATCGTGAAGCTGGACGACATGGGCCTGTGGCTCAGCCGCAAGGCGGGCAGCCTCGCACAATCCTTCGGCCGTTTCCTGCTGTGGGTCACCCCCTGGCTGATGCGCGCGCTGTCGGTGCTGGGCACGCTGGCGATGTTCCTGGTAGGTGGCGGCATCATTGCGCACGGTATTGCACCGCTGGCGCACTGGCTGCACGAGATCGAGCTGAGCTGGAGCGGGCTGTTCAGCTCCGTGACCGCCATGCTGGTCAACCTGGGCATCGGCCTGCTGGTGGGGGCGGTGGTGCTGGCGGTGGTGACGCTGATCCAGCGCCTGCGCAAGCCGGCAGGCACCACCATCTGA
- a CDS encoding PhoX family protein, with amino-acid sequence MHSDKTPSVIYDDNEIVNHSNNTHFNDILASNLNRRSVLRGSVATSAGVLLGSVGLTACGGDGGTATPSPNADKGADKLKLSFEPVQHTNADLVTVPKDYQVSILHALGDPIRYGHSSWKDDGSETAESYQFRIGDGHDGMYYFGLSNDGKFDANRSDKGLLCVNHEYVVQPYGLHENGITWIADPKFPKPASLAKDASDEQKAAYKKANDDYLYYRRRKADEITKEVYAHGASVVEVRRDAGSNDMKMVDSEFNIRVHSATPMAFGGPAAGNAKLVTKLSKDGMAAFGMNNNCACGYTPWGTYLTCEENYLNVLARKRGDDTGRTKAEVDALKRYGLPQGRVSPYSWDQVEGDQATDDKFARWNSSQGGEGSTAKDDFRNIFNTFGWVVEIDPFKPDSKPVKRTALGRFNHEGAWPAPAKAGEPIVIYSGDDARNEYVFKYVSDAKWDPADVNKGFEASAKYLDKGTLYAAKFNDDGTGEWLELTHGKNGLDAGNSLYPFADQADVLIHCRLAADARGATKMDRPEWGGVNPLNNEVYMTMTNNSQRTADKLNAANPRVGNTNGHIVRWREQGSQAGTTFKWDIYLFGARVDGKQSENLSKLSATNDFSSPDGLYFDQRTQGGAGLLWIQTDDGAYTDVTNCMMLAAIPGEVGDGKTVTTKEGQQTIMGAHATGENIRRFLVGPYDCEITGVVVTPDGKTLFFNVQHPGEADANFATNEFTSHWPGNQPGITSQHKDHKRPRSATVVVTRKDGGVIAL; translated from the coding sequence ATGCATTCCGACAAGACCCCTTCCGTTATCTACGACGATAACGAAATCGTCAACCACAGCAACAACACCCATTTCAACGACATCCTGGCGTCCAACCTGAACCGCCGCAGCGTGCTGCGCGGCAGCGTGGCCACTTCTGCCGGCGTGCTGCTGGGCAGCGTGGGCCTGACGGCGTGTGGTGGTGACGGTGGCACCGCGACCCCGAGCCCCAACGCCGACAAGGGTGCCGACAAGCTCAAGCTCAGCTTCGAACCCGTGCAACACACCAACGCCGACCTGGTGACGGTGCCCAAGGACTATCAGGTCAGCATCCTGCACGCCCTGGGCGACCCGATCAGGTATGGCCACAGCAGCTGGAAGGATGACGGCTCCGAGACGGCCGAGTCCTACCAGTTCCGCATCGGTGACGGCCACGACGGCATGTACTACTTCGGCCTGAGCAACGACGGCAAGTTTGATGCCAACCGCTCCGACAAGGGCCTGCTGTGCGTGAACCACGAATACGTGGTGCAGCCTTATGGTCTGCATGAGAACGGCATTACCTGGATTGCCGACCCCAAGTTTCCGAAGCCCGCAAGCCTTGCCAAGGATGCAAGCGACGAGCAGAAAGCCGCCTACAAAAAGGCGAATGATGACTACCTGTACTATCGCCGCCGCAAGGCCGACGAGATCACCAAGGAAGTCTATGCACACGGCGCCAGCGTGGTGGAAGTCAGGCGCGATGCCGGCAGCAACGACATGAAGATGGTCGACTCAGAGTTCAACATCCGCGTGCACTCCGCAACCCCGATGGCCTTCGGCGGCCCGGCTGCGGGCAATGCCAAGCTGGTCACCAAGCTGTCCAAGGACGGCATGGCGGCCTTCGGCATGAACAACAACTGCGCCTGCGGCTACACGCCCTGGGGCACCTACCTGACCTGCGAAGAAAACTACCTGAACGTGCTGGCCCGCAAGCGTGGCGATGACACCGGTCGCACCAAGGCCGAAGTCGATGCCCTGAAGCGCTACGGCCTGCCCCAGGGTCGCGTCAGCCCCTACAGCTGGGACCAGGTGGAAGGCGATCAGGCGACGGACGACAAGTTTGCCCGCTGGAACAGCAGCCAGGGCGGCGAGGGCTCCACTGCCAAGGACGACTTCCGCAACATCTTCAACACCTTCGGCTGGGTGGTGGAAATCGACCCCTTCAAACCCGACAGCAAGCCGGTCAAGCGCACTGCGCTGGGCCGCTTCAACCACGAAGGCGCCTGGCCGGCTCCAGCCAAGGCAGGCGAACCGATCGTGATCTATTCCGGTGACGACGCCCGCAACGAGTACGTGTTCAAGTACGTTTCGGATGCCAAGTGGGATCCAGCTGACGTGAACAAGGGCTTCGAAGCCAGCGCCAAGTATCTGGACAAGGGTACGCTGTACGCCGCCAAGTTCAACGACGACGGCACCGGCGAATGGCTGGAGCTGACCCATGGCAAGAACGGCCTGGATGCCGGCAACTCCCTGTACCCCTTCGCCGACCAGGCGGATGTATTGATTCACTGCCGTCTGGCTGCAGATGCCCGCGGCGCTACCAAGATGGACCGCCCCGAGTGGGGTGGTGTGAACCCGTTGAACAACGAGGTTTACATGACCATGACCAACAACTCCCAGCGCACCGCCGACAAGCTCAACGCCGCCAACCCGCGCGTGGGCAACACCAACGGCCATATCGTGCGCTGGCGCGAACAGGGCAGCCAGGCAGGCACCACGTTCAAGTGGGACATCTATCTGTTCGGCGCCCGCGTCGATGGCAAGCAAAGCGAGAACCTGTCCAAGCTGAGCGCCACCAACGACTTCTCCAGCCCGGATGGCCTGTACTTTGACCAGCGCACGCAAGGCGGCGCAGGCCTGCTGTGGATCCAGACGGACGACGGCGCCTATACCGACGTGACCAACTGCATGATGCTGGCCGCGATTCCGGGTGAGGTGGGCGACGGCAAGACCGTGACCACCAAGGAAGGCCAGCAAACCATCATGGGTGCCCATGCCACGGGCGAGAACATCCGCCGCTTCCTGGTCGGCCCGTACGACTGCGAAATCACCGGCGTGGTGGTGACTCCGGACGGCAAGACGCTGTTCTTCAACGTGCAGCACCCGGGCGAGGCCGATGCCAACTTTGCCACCAATGAGTTCACCAGCCACTGGCCGGGCAACCAGCCGGGCATCACCAGCCAGCACAAGGACCACAAGCGTCCGCGTTCTGCGACCGTGGTGGTAACGCGCAAGGACGGCGGCGTGATCGCCCTGTAA
- the tyrS gene encoding tyrosine--tRNA ligase, translating into MLNSTEINQLNPSSDVLHALNVTKRGCEELLPENDWLRKLIKSEQSGQPLRIKLGLDPTAPDIHIGHTVVLNKMRQLQDLGHTVIFLIGDFTSLIGDPSGRNSTRPPLTAEQIKYNAETYYQQASKVLDPSKTEIRYNSEWNDQLGARGMIQLAAKYTVARMMERNDFHERFHAGNSISIHEFLYPLMQGYDSVALKSDIELGGTDQKFNLLMGRHLQEEYGQEPQCILTMPLLEGLDGVDKMSKSKNNYIGITEDANTMFAKVLSISDTLMWRWFTLLSFRSEEEIRMLRSQVEGGRNPKEVKVALAKEITARFHSAAAADAAEQDFINRSRGGIPDEIDERSLPLGDGGAPVGIGALLKQAGLTASSGEANRLIDGGGVRVDGSVISDKGLKLGAGTYVLQVGKRKFARVTLG; encoded by the coding sequence ATGTTAAACAGTACTGAAATCAACCAGTTGAATCCCAGTTCCGATGTGCTACATGCACTGAATGTTACAAAACGTGGCTGCGAGGAACTGTTGCCCGAGAACGACTGGCTGCGCAAGCTGATCAAGTCCGAGCAGAGCGGCCAGCCGCTGCGCATCAAGCTGGGGCTGGATCCGACGGCGCCCGACATCCACATCGGCCACACGGTGGTGCTGAACAAGATGCGCCAGCTGCAGGACCTGGGCCACACGGTCATCTTCCTGATCGGTGACTTCACCAGTCTGATTGGCGATCCCTCCGGCCGCAACAGCACGCGCCCGCCGCTGACGGCCGAGCAGATCAAGTACAACGCCGAAACCTACTACCAGCAGGCCAGCAAGGTACTGGACCCGAGCAAGACCGAGATCCGCTACAACAGCGAGTGGAACGACCAGCTCGGCGCGCGCGGCATGATCCAGCTGGCCGCGAAGTACACCGTGGCGCGCATGATGGAGCGCAACGACTTCCATGAGCGCTTCCATGCCGGCAACTCGATCAGCATCCACGAGTTCCTGTATCCGCTGATGCAGGGCTACGACTCGGTGGCGCTCAAGTCCGATATCGAGCTGGGCGGCACCGACCAGAAGTTCAACCTGCTGATGGGGCGCCACCTGCAGGAAGAGTACGGCCAGGAGCCGCAGTGCATTCTGACCATGCCGCTGCTGGAGGGCCTGGACGGCGTGGACAAGATGTCCAAGTCCAAGAACAACTACATCGGCATCACCGAGGACGCCAACACCATGTTCGCCAAGGTGCTGTCGATCAGCGATACGCTGATGTGGCGCTGGTTCACCCTGCTGTCCTTCCGCTCGGAGGAAGAAATCCGCATGCTGCGCTCGCAGGTGGAAGGCGGGCGCAATCCGAAGGAAGTGAAAGTGGCGCTGGCCAAGGAGATCACGGCGCGCTTCCACAGCGCAGCGGCGGCCGATGCGGCCGAGCAGGATTTCATCAACCGCTCGCGCGGCGGCATTCCGGACGAGATCGACGAGCGCAGCCTGCCGCTGGGCGACGGCGGCGCGCCGGTGGGCATCGGCGCCCTGCTCAAGCAGGCGGGCCTGACGGCCTCGTCGGGCGAGGCCAACCGCCTGATCGATGGCGGCGGCGTGCGCGTGGATGGCAGCGTGATCAGCGACAAGGGCCTGAAACTGGGCGCGGGCACCTATGTGCTGCAGGTGGGCAAGCGCAAGTTTGCGCGGGTGACGCTGGGCTGA
- a CDS encoding M23 family metallopeptidase, translating into MTETEQTSEVEQGSETGVQGTLRAAACEARAWMRRNPRAGLGALAAVMLLGAGGAFAVVAPNQQDDVVIRQVLEVVQPATALSKQEADLRAHEFVLYRNTDTRENDTAASLLTRIGVSDAAAESYLRTTDAVRGELLGQNQRAVQAEVLPDQRLKSLRVRWIEAGQTRRYQELTITREGDGFRYQTKSGAPEVRTELASVTLGGKYFQATGAAGVPAAVATQVLNIFDPVTRIEQDARKGDALTVAYESMAVDGEVLGFGRVLNAKVQVQGSTHSAVWFDGGRGQSGKYYTPEGKSLELAYLASPIPGGAFITSGFSPYRLHPVFGDARPHTGVDYRVAIGTPVVTVADGTVSFAGTQTGYGNVVIVEHANKQSTLYAHLNSIHVRVGEKVVQGSMIAKSGNTGWSTGPHLHFETRNNDVPENPEVVLAEKRAETLAASQRPAFNQVVALAQRNWEQAQGIQLASAR; encoded by the coding sequence ATGACTGAAACCGAACAGACAAGCGAAGTGGAACAAGGCAGCGAGACAGGCGTCCAGGGGACGCTGCGCGCTGCAGCGTGCGAGGCGCGTGCCTGGATGCGCCGCAACCCGCGCGCAGGCCTCGGCGCCCTGGCTGCCGTGATGCTGCTGGGTGCGGGTGGTGCCTTTGCCGTGGTCGCTCCCAATCAGCAGGATGACGTGGTCATCCGCCAGGTGCTGGAAGTGGTGCAACCCGCCACGGCCCTGAGCAAGCAGGAGGCCGACCTGCGCGCCCACGAATTCGTGCTCTACCGCAATACCGACACCCGCGAGAACGATACTGCAGCCAGCCTGCTGACCCGTATCGGCGTGAGCGACGCTGCTGCCGAGAGCTATCTGCGCACGACCGATGCGGTGCGCGGCGAACTGTTGGGCCAGAACCAGCGCGCCGTGCAGGCCGAGGTGCTGCCCGACCAGCGCCTCAAGTCCCTGCGTGTGCGCTGGATCGAAGCCGGCCAGACGCGCCGCTACCAGGAGCTGACCATTACCCGCGAAGGCGACGGCTTCCGCTACCAGACCAAGTCCGGTGCGCCTGAAGTGCGTACCGAACTGGCCAGCGTGACGCTGGGCGGCAAGTATTTCCAGGCAACCGGTGCCGCCGGCGTGCCCGCTGCAGTCGCCACCCAGGTGCTGAATATCTTCGATCCGGTAACCCGCATCGAACAGGATGCGCGCAAGGGCGACGCCCTGACCGTGGCCTACGAGAGCATGGCCGTGGACGGCGAAGTGCTGGGCTTCGGCCGTGTGCTCAACGCGAAGGTGCAGGTGCAGGGCAGCACGCACAGCGCCGTGTGGTTTGACGGCGGCCGCGGCCAGTCCGGCAAGTACTACACACCCGAGGGCAAGAGCCTGGAGCTGGCCTACCTGGCTTCGCCGATTCCCGGCGGCGCCTTCATCACCAGCGGTTTTTCTCCGTATCGCCTGCACCCCGTGTTTGGCGATGCGCGCCCGCACACGGGTGTGGACTATCGCGTTGCCATCGGTACTCCGGTGGTGACCGTGGCTGACGGGACCGTGAGCTTTGCCGGTACGCAGACCGGCTATGGCAATGTGGTCATCGTCGAGCATGCCAACAAGCAGTCCACGCTGTATGCCCACCTGAACAGCATCCATGTGCGTGTGGGCGAGAAGGTGGTACAGGGCAGCATGATTGCCAAATCCGGCAATACCGGCTGGTCCACCGGGCCGCACCTGCATTTCGAAACGCGCAACAACGACGTGCCGGAGAACCCCGAGGTGGTGCTGGCCGAGAAGCGCGCCGAAACCCTGGCCGCTTCGCAGCGTCCGGCCTTCAACCAAGTCGTGGCACTGGCCCAGCGCAACTGGGAGCAGGCGCAAGGCATTCAGCTCGCCAGCGCCCGTTGA
- a CDS encoding anhydro-N-acetylmuramic acid kinase, producing the protein MSGTSMDGVDGVLVDISPASGGASSLRLVQRAFASVDLPQALRDELLALNSPGDNELHRAALAANALMQVYAQCVQQLCAQAGLAPADVAVIGAHGQTVRHRPGLFDGMGYTTQLVNGALLAELSGIAVACDFRSRDVAAGGQGAPLVPVFHQALWQSGAGFQCGSGTMAVLNLGGIANLSLLQPGRTPVGFDCGPANALLDGWCQLHTGQPYDADGRWAAQGQLQAALLQQLMAEPYIQQPPPKSTGRDLFNMEWLQQQLAAHPGMAPVDVQATLTAYTVQAAAHHLRTSAPDARRLLVCGGGVRNGEIMRQLAQALPGVIVESTLAHGMDPQAVEATAFAWLASKTWLREPIDMTAVTGARGPRVLGCLYPA; encoded by the coding sequence ATGTCCGGCACCTCCATGGATGGTGTCGACGGCGTTCTGGTCGACATCAGCCCCGCTTCTGGCGGGGCTTCGTCTTTGCGCCTGGTGCAGCGTGCCTTTGCCAGCGTGGACCTGCCGCAGGCTTTGCGCGATGAACTGCTGGCGCTCAACAGCCCTGGCGACAACGAATTGCACCGTGCGGCGCTGGCCGCCAATGCGCTGATGCAGGTGTATGCCCAGTGCGTGCAGCAGCTATGCGCACAGGCGGGTCTGGCGCCTGCCGACGTGGCCGTCATCGGTGCGCATGGGCAGACGGTGCGGCATCGCCCGGGTCTGTTTGATGGGATGGGGTACACGACACAACTGGTCAATGGCGCCTTGCTGGCCGAGCTGAGCGGCATTGCCGTGGCCTGCGATTTCCGCAGCCGCGACGTGGCTGCAGGCGGGCAGGGCGCGCCGCTGGTGCCGGTGTTTCACCAGGCGCTGTGGCAAAGCGGCGCCGGCTTCCAATGCGGCAGTGGTACCATGGCCGTGCTTAATCTTGGCGGCATCGCGAATCTGAGCCTGCTGCAGCCTGGCAGGACGCCTGTCGGCTTCGATTGCGGCCCTGCCAACGCTTTGCTCGATGGCTGGTGCCAACTGCATACCGGCCAGCCCTATGATGCCGATGGCCGCTGGGCGGCGCAGGGGCAGCTGCAGGCCGCGCTGTTGCAGCAGTTGATGGCCGAGCCCTATATCCAGCAGCCCCCACCCAAGAGCACGGGGCGCGATCTTTTCAATATGGAGTGGTTGCAGCAGCAACTCGCAGCGCATCCCGGCATGGCTCCGGTGGATGTGCAGGCGACACTCACGGCCTATACGGTGCAAGCGGCAGCGCATCATCTGCGCACGTCTGCGCCCGACGCCAGGCGCCTGCTGGTATGCGGCGGTGGCGTACGCAACGGGGAAATCATGCGCCAGCTGGCGCAGGCGCTGCCTGGTGTGATCGTGGAATCCACCCTGGCCCACGGCATGGATCCGCAAGCGGTGGAGGCCACTGCTTTTGCCTGGCTGGCCAGCAAGACCTGGCTGCGTGAGCCGATCGACATGACGGCCGTCACAGGGGCACGCGGCCCGCGCGTGCTCGGTTGCCTGTATCCTGCCTGA
- a CDS encoding tryptophanase: protein MAHVKFFSGEQVPLEMHKVRIVQKLNLVPVEQRLAAITEAGNNTFLLQNKDVFMDMLTDSGVNAMSDQQQAAMMIADDSYAGSATYTRLERKLNEIFGMDYFLPTHQGRACENILAQTLVTQGSVVPMNYHFTTTKAHITLNGGMVEEIISDKGLEVVSAHPFKGDMDVAKLEGIIAKHGADKIAFVRMEAGTNLIGGQPISLQNLADIRRVCDEHKLLLVLDASLLADNLYFLKQREESCKALSIREITRKMADLCDIIYFSARKLGCARGGGICIRSKAVYEKMRGLVPLYEGFLTYGGMSVREMEALTVGLDETMDEDMISQGPQFIAYMVDELQKHGVPVITPAGGLGCHINVMQFLDHIPQAQYPAGALASALYIVSGVRGMERGTLSEQRDPDGTEPMANMELLRLAMPRRVFTLSQVKYVVDRLVWLYRNRQLVEGLQFTDEPAILRFFYGRLAPVSGWQQKLVEKFRTDFGDSL from the coding sequence ATGGCACACGTCAAATTCTTCAGCGGCGAACAGGTTCCGCTCGAAATGCACAAGGTTCGCATTGTGCAGAAACTCAATCTCGTTCCGGTGGAGCAGCGCCTGGCCGCCATCACCGAGGCAGGCAACAACACCTTCCTGCTGCAGAACAAGGATGTCTTCATGGACATGCTGACCGACAGCGGCGTGAACGCCATGAGCGACCAGCAGCAGGCCGCCATGATGATCGCCGATGACAGCTACGCCGGCAGCGCCACCTACACGCGCCTGGAGCGCAAGCTCAACGAGATCTTCGGCATGGACTACTTCCTGCCCACGCACCAGGGCCGTGCCTGCGAGAATATCCTGGCGCAGACGCTGGTGACGCAGGGCAGCGTGGTGCCGATGAACTACCACTTCACCACCACCAAGGCGCACATCACGCTCAACGGCGGCATGGTGGAAGAGATCATTTCCGACAAGGGTCTGGAAGTGGTCAGCGCGCACCCGTTCAAGGGCGACATGGATGTGGCGAAGCTCGAAGGCATCATTGCCAAACATGGCGCCGACAAGATCGCTTTCGTGCGCATGGAAGCCGGCACCAACCTGATCGGCGGCCAGCCCATCTCGCTGCAGAACCTGGCCGACATCCGCCGCGTGTGCGACGAGCACAAGCTGCTGCTGGTACTGGACGCCAGCCTGCTGGCCGACAACCTGTACTTCCTCAAGCAGCGCGAGGAGAGCTGCAAGGCCCTGTCCATCCGCGAGATCACGCGCAAGATGGCCGACCTGTGCGACATCATCTACTTCTCCGCGCGCAAGCTGGGCTGCGCGCGTGGCGGCGGCATCTGCATCCGCAGCAAGGCCGTGTACGAGAAGATGCGCGGTCTGGTGCCGCTGTACGAGGGCTTTCTGACCTACGGCGGCATGTCGGTGCGCGAGATGGAAGCGCTGACCGTCGGCCTGGACGAGACCATGGACGAGGACATGATCAGCCAGGGTCCGCAGTTCATCGCCTACATGGTGGACGAGCTGCAGAAGCACGGCGTGCCGGTGATCACCCCTGCTGGCGGCCTGGGCTGCCACATCAACGTGATGCAGTTCCTGGACCACATCCCGCAGGCGCAGTACCCGGCCGGTGCGCTGGCTTCGGCGCTGTACATCGTCAGCGGCGTGCGCGGCATGGAGCGCGGCACTCTGTCCGAGCAGCGTGACCCGGACGGCACCGAGCCGATGGCCAACATGGAGTTGCTGCGCCTGGCCATGCCGCGCCGCGTGTTCACGCTGTCGCAGGTGAAGTATGTGGTGGATCGCCTGGTGTGGCTGTACCGGAACCGCCAGCTGGTGGAAGGCCTGCAGTTCACGGACGAGCCTGCCATCCTGCGCTTCTTCTATGGCCGTCTGGCACCGGTGTCGGGCTGGCAGCAGAAGCTGGTCGAGAAGTTCCGCACGGACTTTGGCGACAGCCTGTAA
- a CDS encoding 23S rRNA (adenine(2030)-N(6))-methyltransferase RlmJ, whose amino-acid sequence MFSYRHAFHAGNHADVLKHMTLVAILRYLTSSKETPLLLADTHAGTGLYRLDGGDAQTSGEANEGVLPLWQQYGPGAPDEARAPEALAAYLALLAGFNGGEALRKYPGSPFITATLMRPQDQLRLFELHPTDSRLLDNNVAELGRPDAIHVVRNNGFAGLKGLLPPPSRRGLVLIDPSYELKTDYGQVTATVQDALQRFATGCYAVWYPVIPRPEAHELPRKLKALAQQAGKSWLHATLAIGRGDENSARDGLRASGMFVINPPFVLKEQLEQALPVVHKLLKRGTGASWAVEASKA is encoded by the coding sequence ATGTTCAGCTACCGCCACGCCTTCCACGCAGGCAACCACGCCGATGTGCTCAAGCACATGACGCTGGTTGCCATCCTGCGCTATCTCACTTCGTCCAAGGAAACGCCCCTGCTGCTGGCCGATACGCACGCCGGCACCGGCCTGTACCGGCTCGATGGCGGTGATGCGCAGACCAGCGGTGAAGCCAACGAAGGCGTGCTGCCGCTGTGGCAGCAGTATGGCCCGGGCGCCCCGGACGAGGCCAGGGCGCCGGAAGCCCTGGCCGCCTACCTTGCGTTGCTGGCCGGCTTCAACGGCGGCGAGGCGCTGCGCAAGTATCCCGGCTCGCCCTTCATCACGGCCACGCTGATGCGCCCGCAAGACCAGTTGCGCCTGTTCGAACTGCACCCGACCGACAGCCGCCTGCTCGACAACAACGTGGCAGAGCTCGGCCGACCCGATGCGATCCACGTGGTGCGCAACAACGGCTTTGCCGGTTTGAAAGGCCTGCTGCCGCCACCGAGCCGCCGCGGACTGGTGCTGATCGACCCGAGCTACGAGCTCAAGACCGACTACGGCCAGGTGACTGCCACGGTGCAGGACGCCCTGCAGCGGTTTGCCACCGGCTGCTACGCAGTCTGGTATCCGGTGATTCCGCGCCCCGAGGCACATGAACTGCCGCGCAAGCTCAAGGCCCTGGCCCAGCAGGCCGGCAAGAGCTGGCTGCATGCCACGCTGGCGATTGGTCGCGGGGATGAAAACAGCGCACGCGATGGACTGCGCGCCAGCGGCATGTTCGTCATCAACCCTCCTTTCGTGCTGAAAGAGCAGCTGGAGCAGGCGCTGCCGGTGGTGCACAAGTTGCTCAAGCGCGGTACCGGCGCCAGCTGGGCAGTTGAGGCCAGCAAGGCCTGA
- the rplM gene encoding 50S ribosomal protein L13 translates to MKTFSAKPAEVQHEWFVIDATDKVLGRVASEVALRLRGKHKAIYTPHVDTGDYIVVINASKLKVTGTKSLDKMYYRHSGFPGGIYATNFRDLQAKHPGRALEKAVKGMLPKGPLGYAMIKKLKVYGGAEHPHTAQQPKVLEV, encoded by the coding sequence ATGAAAACATTCAGCGCAAAACCCGCTGAGGTGCAACATGAGTGGTTTGTGATTGACGCCACCGACAAGGTGCTCGGCCGGGTAGCCAGCGAAGTTGCCCTCCGTCTGCGCGGCAAACACAAAGCCATTTACACCCCCCACGTCGATACCGGCGACTACATCGTCGTGATCAACGCCTCCAAGCTGAAAGTGACCGGTACCAAGTCTCTGGACAAGATGTACTATCGCCACTCCGGCTTCCCCGGCGGCATCTATGCCACCAACTTCCGCGATCTGCAGGCCAAGCATCCCGGCCGCGCGCTCGAGAAGGCCGTCAAGGGCATGCTGCCCAAGGGTCCTCTGGGCTACGCCATGATCAAGAAGCTGAAGGTGTACGGCGGTGCTGAGCATCCGCACACTGCCCAACAACCCAAAGTGCTGGAAGTCTAA